The following are encoded in a window of Halorarum salinum genomic DNA:
- a CDS encoding helix-turn-helix domain-containing protein, which translates to MRLTSPTDFEILEALSDGKRNNAANLSYVLDKNRSYINTRLPVLADYGLVERVGPAPNSGLYEITERGLAAHELRDRYGEDNFEDLLAEQVAD; encoded by the coding sequence ATGAGGCTCACGTCCCCGACGGATTTCGAGATCCTGGAGGCGCTCTCCGACGGGAAGCGCAACAATGCGGCGAACCTCTCGTACGTGCTCGACAAGAACCGGTCGTACATCAACACGCGGCTGCCGGTGCTGGCGGACTACGGCCTCGTCGAGCGCGTCGGTCCGGCGCCCAACAGCGGGCTCTACGAGATCACCGAGCGCGGGCTGGCGGCACACGAACTGCGGGACCGATACGGCGAGGATAACTTCGAGGACCTGCTGGCCGAGCAGGTCGCCGACTGA